The DNA window TGCTTCCGCCCAGTGGCCACTACTGTGTACTGCCTGCCCGATCGGAGGAAGTGGGTGGAAGCTGCAGACAGGTAGGGCCGGGGCCCACAGCGCAGTGACCTAAGAGAGGTGAACGGGATGGGGGAGGCCGCTCGTGCGCGACATGATCCTCTTTAATTTTTCGACGAACTTCCTTTTTCTGAAGCTGTAAAATCTCCTCGAATTTTAGCAAAAAAAAATCTTCTCAAATTGAGCTTATGTCTAGAGCTAGCCTGTATGATTCGGACAAGTTCGTTAAAATTAGTTGATATGTCAGGGTAAACCTATCTATATTCGTAGCAGCGCGTCTTAAAATGATAACATTGTGAAATAAAACATATTTTCAATTAATAAGGAGGGTAAAACCTGCCTTAATatatttttctcttttttttgcaATGGCCCCTCCCTTTAGCGCTAAGCTATCTTTAATAGCTTTCTATCATTTAGCGTGCCCTGACTTCGGATCCTGCAAGAGATATATCATATATGGAGAATTTATTGTTTTGCAACAATAAATATTTTCCCAATTCGGTTATTAGAAAAGAGAAAATACTACCAAATATACTTTTTCACAAAATACACGGAAAATAATAGCATTGTTTTACAAAGTAGGGGGTCTAGCCGTCTAGGTACACCATGGCAACCAAATCTAAATCCTTACAATGATATGGCAACCTAAAAATTACCACACCATATCACAAAACAAGCCCTCATCAAGCTTTTGTACATGAAAAAGGCAAAAACGTGAAACTTCACTCAACCTCAATGTGCCAAAACTAGCAGCATACATTATACACTGTGGTTTTGCGCAGCATTTGTTCAACCTTTCATGGAAGAACAACCACGGCAAGGGTCGCTCCGACAAGCCCCCAAGCCACCGACAGAGAAGAGCACCCAAGGCCGGCCCTGCTCGCCGCGCCGCTGCGGTGGTGGCTCCTGGCGTTGAGGTTCCGGGGGTCGACGGACCCCGCGCCGCCCTGCTTCGGCGTGCCGCCGCTCGTGTGCCCGCCGCTGTGGCTGCTGCTGTACCCGTGCCCATGGCCTGAGCTCCTCACCGTCACCCGCTCGCCGCCACCTGCTGCTGCATGCACACGTCAGAGCTCACCACTGAGTTTCTTCAGCTGAATCGATGCTGTTCATCACAGGCTGGCCATGGAAATATGCATCTGGCCCTTTTTTTTCAAGCaattttctctatttttttgtTGTTGGCTGATCAGATCATCAGGTATCAAAGTATATTTCGTTGTCTGCGTGAATAGTACAATGATGCCGTTAAAGAATTGGTGCGCGATCGCTTTCTGATGATATCATGAGGCACCAGGAACGAACGAATATAGGTATCCTTAACGTGTTGAAATGCAGGGAATCATATCTTTTCCCCACACATGGACAGCGCGGACCGACAGAGCATATGTGATAGGGAAGGGAAGGGGACGGCCTCCGATCCGCGTCTGCACACCTCAGATCAGCCGCAGGGGCCAAGAAATGcttgttttttttcttctgcttcttctgGCTGCTATCTGGAGTTGCTCAAATTATACTTTAATACTTGTTAAACCAAGCACATGTGTTTTTAGAAGATggaacaaaacaaaacccagcCTCTGCATAAACAAAGCACAAGTGGTTGTCCACATGCTTCACTAGTTGCAAGCAATTGGCCAAAGTTGTGGTGTACTGTACTGGTGTATAGTAGCGTCCTAGTTTACAGTTCAGCTGGAGATATTTTATCAGCGAAACATAAGGGCGTTAATTTTCTATATTATGTCGCCAATTTCCTAGGCCAGCCATGCTTTGGGCACAGTCATGAATAACTGAAGAAAAAAAAGCATATTAAAGCTTCAGGAGTGAGCAGGGCATTGTCTCTTTAGAACTGTCTACTTGTGTTTCTACAAAAACCACCTCTCTCGGATTCAATTGAACTTTTTTTTCCTTAAATTCAAACCCGAAACGCTGGTACTGTAGAAACACAAGGAAGACATGGAAGACAAGCTAGAATTCAGTTCAAATTCTTAGTCTGAGACAAGCTGAACCGCGTACCTGCTGTGTCCCCGGCATCTGCAGGCTGAGCTCCATGGACAGCTGAAACAACGAGcgagaggaggagaagggagaCGAAGAGGGAGGGCTTCTTGGAGCTCGCCATGGCTGCGCTGCAGGGACGGCCAGCAGACCAAGACCACGAACTGCAACCCACTCTCTGCACCGCTCACTTATATCCGCCCTGAGAGGGTGGTAGAATAAGTTCCTCAGGGAGCTTTCCACGTGGTCCTTCCAAAGCTGGTCACACTCACACCTACCTTATTGTTTATCTCCTTGTTTGTTTGATCACCTTTTGTAACAGCCAGCACTAGCAAATGTCTTCCTTGATTTAGGATTGGTTAATAATGTTATCATTAGTACTTCTTGTTAAGCAACGATAATACAACCAAAGTGGGTGTTGAATGGTTTTGTTGTGTGTACCGTATAGTTCTGTTTTTGTAAAAGCATGATGCACATTACAAATGTGGCATGTAGGCCCAGTTGTTTATGCATCATGTAGACTAGGTTAGTTTGATGCTTCTGTGAAGGGTCATGCATGGTGAACAGACCATGAGCAAGCTTGCAGCATGGCATGCAGAACTTCAGCAGCATTTTGCAACTCTGCTTTTCCCCCCTTGCCGCACATCTGCTCTTGTAGAAAAGATTTGTTATGTCTAGCTCTTCTGCTCCAACTTATTTGAGTTATGAAAAGTAAGTGTAATAAGATATTCATGTTGGAGACGACGGGATCCATGCCCCAGATGAAGTAAAACGGAATAAACTGTTTTTTGCTAAAGTTTCAACCCTCGTATAACACAataaattttaaaattttaacCCTGTCGCTGAAATTTGAGTAGAACAATCGTCGACGGCTGTAGGTGCTGGTCTCACACTTCAAACTAAGTCCGAACCAGCCAGCCAACGGAGGCTCCAACGAGCACGACGCCGGTGGCCGCCGTGAACCCCGGCCGCGGCGCTGCCCCTGCGCTGGAAGCCGGCGGCCCAGGAGAAACGACCCAAGGGTtggaggcggccggcgggccccgcgcgcgccgcccgtcacGGTGGCTGCCGCCGTGGTGGCCATGGCCGTGGCGCTCGTGGCAGCCCCCGCCGTCCCCGCTGGCGCCGTGCGTCGTCTCGTTAGTTCCTGCGCGCATACGCATCCAGCAATGTCAAAAATCGTGTGCTCGGCTGCTGATGCGAACCTACTAGCTCGAAACTCGGGAGGAATCTGGAGCTAGAGGAAGAAACGAGAGGGCACTTTGCATTTGCCTTTGCCATTGCTGCCATCTGCAGGGGCAGGGGCATGGCCATGGCCATGGGCCCCTGCATCGGCGCCTGAGAAGGCAACGgagaggaggacgacgacgagagAGACGAGGAGCAGAGGAAGCCATGGCTGCCTCCGTCGTTGCTCCATGGCCATGGTGAGGATCGGTGGCGTGGTGCAGGGCAACAGAGTTACTCCGGCATCTGATACCGGCAGCTGGTCGTTCGTTTAGTAATGGCTTGATTGGGTACCGGTTCAGATCTTTCCATAAACACGCAAGGAttacctttttcttttcttccataGTTCCACGCAATGCATCGCGTGTCAGAAAGAGATTGTTCGTTGTGCTTTCCATCATCCTCGCGAAAGCTCAGAGACGTGCAACGCAGCATGCGTGACCAGATCGAATCGAACCACAAGAAAGCGTTCGGCACCCATCGTCGATCTCACCAAAAACTAGATGAAAGTATGTCATGGATCGAGTGAACAAGCAATGCAGAGAGATGCAGGTGACCGAGATCGAGATCAGAGACGAAGCAgcagcacggccgccgccgcaacgAGCACGCCGCGCGCGGCCAGCAGCCGCCCAGGGCCCGTCATCGCCGCGGCGCTGCGGCCGTGGTGGTAGTTGGCGTTGCCGGCGACGGTGCGGGGGTAGAACACGGCCGGCGTCTCCGGCGTGCCGTGCCCTCGGCCGCTGCCGTTGCCGTCGCCGTGGCCGCGTCCGTGCCCGTGGCCGCGGCCGTGTCCGTGGCCgccacgcccgccgccgccgcctttccTGACGGTCGCCGACCACCGCCCGGCTGCTGCCCCCGCGTCGCTCGCCCGCCGCTCGACCACCCCTGCAGCGCATCCGTGCGTGGAAACTCGTCATGGCAAACAGAGCTCGCTCATCATCTGAAGCacgagagagagtgagaggcgCATCGCATGTAGTAGCCGGTATATACCTAGGCGGCGGTGCTCGCTGTCACCATCTGCGAccgcgaggtggcggcgggctCCATGGCCTCCGGaaaccagcgccgccgccgccgccgccagcaggACGAGCGCAGCAATGAGCAGGATGAGGTGAACGCGTGGCGCCATGGCTCAGGCAGTCAGGCGTCAAGCCATCCACTGACGCCGCCGACGATTAGCCGCGAAACAGTAATCGCGTTCACCGTCAACGCCGTCTCCCATTCATGCCTTGCTTTATTCGCCTTCGCCGGGCTTGGATTGGAATGTGGAAAGAAGAGCCAGCGGGAAGAGAAGAATACGTGCGGAGGCGGGATGGAAGCCGCTGGCATGACATCCACTGCTGGGCCACCGGGTCGCGATCGACATGGGACCCCGTGACCGTGTGAGGCTCCGATGGCCGGGGCAAGCAACGGCAACCTGCGGCGGAGGGCGGGCGGGCGACGCGCGCCCACCGGCGTGCGGGCACCTCGGAGATGGGCATTTTTTGTGGCAGCCCAAGCTGGACAACTGGATCACACACTGGCAGCGTGCTTTGGCTCCGAGGACAACACATGCGGACATGCCCGGGACCGGGATCCAAGCAGGCACGCAACGCAAGCCAGGGGCGACATGCACCACGCGGATTGAAACCGTACGTGATGGAAATATATCCTATTCAGCCCCCGAATTGTTGTTGTTTTTTTCTGTATGGGAGCGCTGCTTCTCT is part of the Panicum hallii strain FIL2 chromosome 2, PHallii_v3.1, whole genome shotgun sequence genome and encodes:
- the LOC112882386 gene encoding glycine-rich cell wall structural protein 2-like, whose product is MAPRVHLILLIAALVLLAAAAAALVSGGHGARRHLAVADGDSEHRRLGVVERRASDAGAAAGRWSATVRKGGGGGRGGHGHGRGHGHGRGHGDGNGSGRGHGTPETPAVFYPRTVAGNANYHHGRSAAAMTGPGRLLAARGVLVAAAAVLLLRL
- the LOC112881639 gene encoding uncharacterized protein LOC112881639 isoform X1 — its product is MASSKKPSLFVSLLLLSLVVSAVHGAQPADAGDTAAAGGGERVTVRSSGHGHGYSSSHSGGHTSGGTPKQGGAGSVDPRNLNARSHHRSGAASRAGLGCSSLSVAWGLVGATLAVVVLP
- the LOC112881639 gene encoding uncharacterized protein LOC112881639 isoform X3 gives rise to the protein MASSKKPSLFVSLLLLSLVVSAVHGAQPADAGDTAGGGERVTVRSSGHGHGYSSSHSGGHTSGGTPKQGGAGSVDPRNLNARSHHRSGAASRAGLGCSSLSVAWGLVGATLAVVVLP
- the LOC112881639 gene encoding uncharacterized protein LOC112881639 isoform X2; this translates as MASSKKPSLFVSLLLLSLVVSAVHGAQPADAGDTAAGGGERVTVRSSGHGHGYSSSHSGGHTSGGTPKQGGAGSVDPRNLNARSHHRSGAASRAGLGCSSLSVAWGLVGATLAVVVLP